The following coding sequences are from one Panicum hallii strain FIL2 chromosome 5, PHallii_v3.1, whole genome shotgun sequence window:
- the LOC112895151 gene encoding cysteine proteinase inhibitor 4-like, with the protein MARRLLGACCVLLAAILLVAAAAASARADGESGIRQPSGEYRGRKVGARTEVRDVERDGEVQELGRFSVAEYNRRHVGGGERLEFGRVVAAQRQVVSGLKYYLRVAAAAENGGGERVFDAVVVVKPWLESRTLLRFAPAAPK; encoded by the coding sequence ATGGCTCGTCGTCTGCTCGGGGCCTGTTGCGTGCTCCTCGCCGCTATCCTGCtcgtggccgcggcggcggcgtccgcgcGCGCCGACGGCGAGAGCGGCATACGGCAGCCGAGCGGCGAGTACCGCGGGAGGAAGGTGGGGGCGAGGACGGAGGTGCGGGACGTGGAGCGCGACGGGGAGGTGCAGGAGCTCGGCCGGTTCTCCGTCGCCGAGTACAACCGGCGgcacgtcggcggcggcgaaaGGCTCGAGTTCGGCAGGGTGGTCGCGGCGCAGCGGCAGGTGGTGTCGGGGCTCAAGTATTACCTCCgcgtcgccgcggcggcggagaacggcggcggcgagcgcgtgttcgacgccgtcgtcgtcgtcaaaCCCTGGCTCGAGTCGCGCACCCTGCTCAGGTTCGCGCCGGCCGCCCCGAAATAA